A DNA window from Halomicrobium mukohataei DSM 12286 contains the following coding sequences:
- a CDS encoding sugar kinase, which yields MSRLVTFGETSLRLSPPDHERLETATDVSLHADGTESSTAVAATRLGAPAVWLSKLPDTVLGRRVVAELEQQGDGLQTQVVWDEDGRQGLQFVERGSPPRDDVTVQDRGDTALATVSTDDVRMAMVQNADVFFVSGSTPALSPTARRTTEALYRACEGTCVFDLDYQSGLWSLSDAREALLSLQDAIDVLVADEDDAQAVFDRSGKARQLAHSIASEGDFEQVVITRSERGAVAWDDNVVHEQDAIETEVIDASGTHAGFLGGYLHQLYEDAPTEQALAYGTAAAALTRTVPGPLPTISAGEVEGLVETEREPTGERSI from the coding sequence ATGAGTCGACTCGTCACGTTCGGAGAGACCTCGTTGCGACTGAGCCCGCCGGACCACGAGCGCCTGGAGACGGCGACCGACGTATCGCTGCACGCGGACGGAACCGAGAGCTCGACCGCCGTCGCGGCCACGCGACTCGGTGCGCCGGCCGTCTGGCTGTCGAAGCTTCCCGACACGGTGCTCGGTCGGCGCGTCGTCGCCGAACTGGAACAGCAGGGCGACGGGCTCCAGACCCAGGTGGTCTGGGACGAAGACGGCCGGCAGGGCCTACAGTTCGTCGAACGGGGGAGCCCACCCAGAGACGACGTGACCGTCCAGGACCGGGGCGACACCGCGCTGGCCACGGTGTCGACCGATGACGTGCGGATGGCGATGGTCCAGAACGCCGACGTGTTCTTCGTCAGCGGCTCGACGCCCGCGCTCTCGCCGACGGCCCGGCGGACCACGGAGGCGCTCTATCGGGCCTGTGAAGGGACCTGCGTGTTCGATCTGGACTACCAGTCCGGCCTCTGGTCGCTGTCGGACGCCCGCGAGGCGCTCCTCTCTCTCCAAGACGCCATCGACGTACTCGTCGCCGACGAAGACGACGCACAGGCGGTGTTCGACCGCTCGGGCAAGGCCCGCCAGCTGGCCCACTCGATCGCCTCCGAGGGCGACTTCGAGCAGGTCGTGATCACCCGCAGCGAGCGCGGGGCCGTCGCCTGGGACGACAACGTCGTCCACGAACAGGACGCCATCGAGACCGAGGTAATCGACGCCAGCGGCACGCACGCCGGGTTCCTCGGCGGGTATCTCCACCAGCTGTACGAGGACGCCCCGACGGAACAGGCGCTTGCCTACGGGACCGCCGCCGCCGCGCTGACCCGGACCGTCCCCGGCCCGCTGCCGACGATCTCGGCGGGCGAGGTCGAAGGCCTCGTCGAGACCGAGCGAGAGCCCACGGGCGAGCGGAGCATCTGA
- a CDS encoding MBL fold metallo-hydrolase, whose amino-acid sequence MQVEFLGGADEIGRSAVLIDGSLLLDYGMASESPPQYPVGDVDPDAVVVSHGHLDHVGAVPALLSGTEQPTVHWTPPTRELALTLAEDTLKLHGGSPRCPFTENDVRRIGEVSATHGYREPFEAAGYEVTFYNAGHIPGSAHVLVSDGETRLLYTGDFHTDDQRLVSATSDRPAADAVICESTYSDVSHEDRGDVEASFVETLRTTVWQGGTVVVPAFAIGRTQEIMLVCAAHGIDCYVDGMGQRVTEQLRHHPAFLRDADAFRGAVSNARFVDGRDGQRRRIADQNAVVVTTSGMLSGGPAMTYVPAIADRPVNTIAMTGYQVEGTPGRDLLETGSAEIDGRVMPVSAQVEAYDFSAHADREGLLSFLDAYRDSRLLINHGDRCESFARELRDDGHDASAPTLGETVRLS is encoded by the coding sequence ATGCAGGTCGAGTTTCTGGGCGGAGCCGACGAGATCGGTCGCAGTGCCGTCCTGATCGACGGGTCGCTCCTGCTGGACTACGGGATGGCCAGCGAGTCGCCCCCGCAGTACCCCGTCGGCGACGTGGACCCGGACGCCGTCGTCGTCTCTCACGGCCACCTCGACCACGTCGGCGCGGTGCCGGCGCTGCTCTCGGGGACCGAACAGCCCACCGTCCACTGGACGCCGCCGACCCGAGAACTCGCGCTGACGCTGGCCGAAGACACGCTCAAACTCCACGGCGGGAGCCCGCGCTGTCCCTTCACCGAGAACGACGTGCGCCGGATCGGGGAGGTCTCGGCGACCCACGGCTACCGCGAGCCGTTCGAGGCGGCCGGCTACGAGGTGACGTTCTACAACGCCGGCCACATCCCCGGAAGCGCTCACGTCCTCGTCAGCGACGGCGAGACGCGGCTCCTCTATACCGGGGACTTCCACACGGACGATCAGCGCCTCGTCTCGGCGACGAGCGACCGCCCCGCTGCCGACGCCGTGATCTGCGAGTCCACGTACTCGGACGTGAGCCACGAGGACCGGGGCGACGTGGAGGCGTCCTTCGTCGAGACGCTGCGCACGACCGTCTGGCAGGGCGGAACCGTCGTCGTCCCGGCCTTCGCCATCGGCCGGACACAGGAGATCATGCTCGTCTGTGCGGCCCACGGCATCGACTGTTACGTCGACGGAATGGGACAGCGAGTCACCGAGCAGTTACGCCACCACCCCGCGTTCCTCCGAGACGCCGACGCCTTCCGTGGCGCGGTCTCGAACGCCCGCTTCGTCGACGGCCGCGACGGTCAGCGCCGACGGATCGCCGACCAGAACGCCGTCGTCGTCACCACGAGCGGGATGCTCTCGGGTGGGCCGGCGATGACCTACGTCCCGGCGATCGCCGACCGGCCGGTCAACACGATCGCCATGACCGGCTACCAGGTCGAGGGGACGCCGGGCAGGGACCTCCTCGAAACTGGCAGCGCCGAGATCGACGGTCGCGTGATGCCCGTCAGCGCACAGGTCGAGGCGTACGACTTCTCTGCCCACGCCGACCGCGAGGGGCTCCTGTCGTTTCTCGACGCGTACCGAGACAGCCGGCTGCTGATCAACCACGGGGACCGCTGCGAGTCGTTCGCCCGGGAGCTGCGGGACGACGGCCACGACGCCAGTGCGCCGACGCTGGGCGAGACGGTGAGGCTGTCCTGA